One region of Quercus lobata isolate SW786 chromosome 2, ValleyOak3.0 Primary Assembly, whole genome shotgun sequence genomic DNA includes:
- the LOC115976471 gene encoding protoporphyrinogen oxidase, mitochondrial isoform X1, whose translation MASATKENKKNSSAKRVAVIGAGVSGLAAAYKLKSHGLNVVVFEAEGRAGGKLRSVSHDGLIWDEGANTMTESEPEVRSLLDDLGLREKQQFPISQNKRYIVRNGMPVLIPANPIALIMSNFLSAKSKFQIILEPFLWKKINSSKVSDDYTQESVGGFFERHFGKEVVDYLIDPFVAGTSAGDPESLSIRHSFPDLWNLEQRFGSIIAGLLQSKISAKRVKSGETKGTLEKKKPQRGSFSFHGGMQTLTDMLCKELGKDDVKLNSKVLSLSYSCDGKSALENWSVSYASDHDKHLQGLSVDAVIMTAPLSNVKEMKITKRGTLFPLDILPEVTYMPVSVLITTFKKENVKRPLEGFGVLVPSKEQQNGLKTLGTLFSSMMFPDRAPNDLYLYTTFVGGSRNSDLAKASTDELKKIVSSDIKQLLGAEGEPTFVNHFYWSKAFPLYGRNYGSVLEAIETIEKNLPGFFYAGNHKGGLAVGKAIASGCKAADLVISYLESSSDDKLLKEGPTL comes from the exons ATGGCCTCAGCTaccaaagaaaataagaagaacA gTTCTGCTAAAAGAGTAGCTGTTATTGGTGCTGGTGTTAG TGGGCTTGCTGCAGCATACAAATTGAAATCACATGGTTTGAACGTCGTGGTATTTGAAGCTGAAGGAAGAGCTGGAGGAAAATTAAGAAGTGTTTCACATGATGGTCTAATTTGGGATGAGGGAGCAAATACAatg ACTGAGAGTGAACCGGAGGTCAGAAGTTTGCTTGATGACCTTGGACTTAGAGAAAAGCAACAATTT CCAATTTCACAGAACAAGCGGTATATTGTAAGAAATGGGATGCCAGTACTG ATACCCGCAAATCCCATTGCACTGATCATGAGCAACTTTCTTTCTGCCAAATCAAAG TTTCAAATCATTCTTGAGCCATTTTTGTGGAAGAAAATTAACTCCTCAAAAGTTTCTGATGACTATACACAGGAAAG TGTGGGTGGGTTCTTTGAGCGTCATTTTGGGAAAGAG GTTGTTGACTATCTCATTGACCCTTTTGTTGCGGGCACAAGTGCTGGAGATCCCGAATCTCTTTCT ATCCGGCATTCTTTCCCAGATCTGTGGAATCTAGAACAAAG GTTTGGCTCCATTATAGCTGGGCTGCTTCAATCTAAGATATCTGCCAAAAGGGTAAAAAGTGGTGAAACAAAGGGTactttagaaaaaaagaaacctcaGCGTGGTTCATTTTCCTTTCATGGTGGAATGCAG ACACTAACTGATATGTTGTGTAAAGAGCTTGGCAAAGATGATGTTAAACTGAACTCAAAGGTTTTGTCACTATCTTACAGCTGTGATGGGAAGTCTGCATTAGAAAATTGGTCAGTTTCTTATGCTTCTGACCATGACAAGCATTTACAAGGTTTATCTGTTGATGCTGTAATCATGACG GCTCCATTAAGTAATGTCAAAGAAATGAAGATCACCAAAAGAGGAACGCTCTTTCCGCTTGACATTCTTCCTGAG GTGACTTACATGCCAGTATCTGTCTTAATCACAACCTTTAAGAAGGAGAATGTCAAGAGACCACTTGAGGGATTTGGAGTTCTTGTTCCTTCTAAGGAGCAACAAAATGGTCTAAAAACCCTTG GAACACTCTTTTCTTCAATGATGTTTCCAGATCGTGCACCTAATGACCTATATCTTTATACAACCTTTGTTGGGGGAAGTCGAAACAGTGATCTAGCTAAAGCTTCTAC GGATGAGTTGAAGAAGATTGTTTCTTCTGACATCAAGCAATTGTTGGGAGCAGAGGGAGAGCCCACATTTGTGAA TCATTTCTACTGGAGTAAAGCATTTCCCTTGTATGGTCGTAACTATGGTTCAGTTCTAGAAGCAATTGAAACGATAGAGAAAAATCTTCCTGGATTCTTCTATGCAG GTAACCATAAGGGTGGACTGGCTGTTGGCAAAGCAATAGCCTCTGGGTGCAAAGCAGCTGATCTTGTGATCTCCTATTTGGAGTCTTCTTCCGATGACAAATTGCTCAAGGAAGGACCAACATTATAG
- the LOC115976471 gene encoding protoporphyrinogen oxidase, mitochondrial isoform X2, whose protein sequence is MASATKENKKNSSAKRVAVIGAGVSGLAAAYKLKSHGLNVVVFEAEGRAGGKLRSVSHDGLIWDEGANTMTESEPEVRSLLDDLGLREKQQFPISQNKRYIVRNGMPVLIPANPIALIMSNFLSAKSKVVDYLIDPFVAGTSAGDPESLSIRHSFPDLWNLEQRFGSIIAGLLQSKISAKRVKSGETKGTLEKKKPQRGSFSFHGGMQTLTDMLCKELGKDDVKLNSKVLSLSYSCDGKSALENWSVSYASDHDKHLQGLSVDAVIMTAPLSNVKEMKITKRGTLFPLDILPEVTYMPVSVLITTFKKENVKRPLEGFGVLVPSKEQQNGLKTLGTLFSSMMFPDRAPNDLYLYTTFVGGSRNSDLAKASTDELKKIVSSDIKQLLGAEGEPTFVNHFYWSKAFPLYGRNYGSVLEAIETIEKNLPGFFYAGNHKGGLAVGKAIASGCKAADLVISYLESSSDDKLLKEGPTL, encoded by the exons ATGGCCTCAGCTaccaaagaaaataagaagaacA gTTCTGCTAAAAGAGTAGCTGTTATTGGTGCTGGTGTTAG TGGGCTTGCTGCAGCATACAAATTGAAATCACATGGTTTGAACGTCGTGGTATTTGAAGCTGAAGGAAGAGCTGGAGGAAAATTAAGAAGTGTTTCACATGATGGTCTAATTTGGGATGAGGGAGCAAATACAatg ACTGAGAGTGAACCGGAGGTCAGAAGTTTGCTTGATGACCTTGGACTTAGAGAAAAGCAACAATTT CCAATTTCACAGAACAAGCGGTATATTGTAAGAAATGGGATGCCAGTACTG ATACCCGCAAATCCCATTGCACTGATCATGAGCAACTTTCTTTCTGCCAAATCAAAG GTTGTTGACTATCTCATTGACCCTTTTGTTGCGGGCACAAGTGCTGGAGATCCCGAATCTCTTTCT ATCCGGCATTCTTTCCCAGATCTGTGGAATCTAGAACAAAG GTTTGGCTCCATTATAGCTGGGCTGCTTCAATCTAAGATATCTGCCAAAAGGGTAAAAAGTGGTGAAACAAAGGGTactttagaaaaaaagaaacctcaGCGTGGTTCATTTTCCTTTCATGGTGGAATGCAG ACACTAACTGATATGTTGTGTAAAGAGCTTGGCAAAGATGATGTTAAACTGAACTCAAAGGTTTTGTCACTATCTTACAGCTGTGATGGGAAGTCTGCATTAGAAAATTGGTCAGTTTCTTATGCTTCTGACCATGACAAGCATTTACAAGGTTTATCTGTTGATGCTGTAATCATGACG GCTCCATTAAGTAATGTCAAAGAAATGAAGATCACCAAAAGAGGAACGCTCTTTCCGCTTGACATTCTTCCTGAG GTGACTTACATGCCAGTATCTGTCTTAATCACAACCTTTAAGAAGGAGAATGTCAAGAGACCACTTGAGGGATTTGGAGTTCTTGTTCCTTCTAAGGAGCAACAAAATGGTCTAAAAACCCTTG GAACACTCTTTTCTTCAATGATGTTTCCAGATCGTGCACCTAATGACCTATATCTTTATACAACCTTTGTTGGGGGAAGTCGAAACAGTGATCTAGCTAAAGCTTCTAC GGATGAGTTGAAGAAGATTGTTTCTTCTGACATCAAGCAATTGTTGGGAGCAGAGGGAGAGCCCACATTTGTGAA TCATTTCTACTGGAGTAAAGCATTTCCCTTGTATGGTCGTAACTATGGTTCAGTTCTAGAAGCAATTGAAACGATAGAGAAAAATCTTCCTGGATTCTTCTATGCAG GTAACCATAAGGGTGGACTGGCTGTTGGCAAAGCAATAGCCTCTGGGTGCAAAGCAGCTGATCTTGTGATCTCCTATTTGGAGTCTTCTTCCGATGACAAATTGCTCAAGGAAGGACCAACATTATAG
- the LOC115976471 gene encoding protoporphyrinogen oxidase 2 isoform X3 — protein MTESEPEVRSLLDDLGLREKQQFPISQNKRYIVRNGMPVLIPANPIALIMSNFLSAKSKFQIILEPFLWKKINSSKVSDDYTQESVGGFFERHFGKEVVDYLIDPFVAGTSAGDPESLSIRHSFPDLWNLEQRFGSIIAGLLQSKISAKRVKSGETKGTLEKKKPQRGSFSFHGGMQTLTDMLCKELGKDDVKLNSKVLSLSYSCDGKSALENWSVSYASDHDKHLQGLSVDAVIMTAPLSNVKEMKITKRGTLFPLDILPEVTYMPVSVLITTFKKENVKRPLEGFGVLVPSKEQQNGLKTLGTLFSSMMFPDRAPNDLYLYTTFVGGSRNSDLAKASTDELKKIVSSDIKQLLGAEGEPTFVNHFYWSKAFPLYGRNYGSVLEAIETIEKNLPGFFYAGNHKGGLAVGKAIASGCKAADLVISYLESSSDDKLLKEGPTL, from the exons atg ACTGAGAGTGAACCGGAGGTCAGAAGTTTGCTTGATGACCTTGGACTTAGAGAAAAGCAACAATTT CCAATTTCACAGAACAAGCGGTATATTGTAAGAAATGGGATGCCAGTACTG ATACCCGCAAATCCCATTGCACTGATCATGAGCAACTTTCTTTCTGCCAAATCAAAG TTTCAAATCATTCTTGAGCCATTTTTGTGGAAGAAAATTAACTCCTCAAAAGTTTCTGATGACTATACACAGGAAAG TGTGGGTGGGTTCTTTGAGCGTCATTTTGGGAAAGAG GTTGTTGACTATCTCATTGACCCTTTTGTTGCGGGCACAAGTGCTGGAGATCCCGAATCTCTTTCT ATCCGGCATTCTTTCCCAGATCTGTGGAATCTAGAACAAAG GTTTGGCTCCATTATAGCTGGGCTGCTTCAATCTAAGATATCTGCCAAAAGGGTAAAAAGTGGTGAAACAAAGGGTactttagaaaaaaagaaacctcaGCGTGGTTCATTTTCCTTTCATGGTGGAATGCAG ACACTAACTGATATGTTGTGTAAAGAGCTTGGCAAAGATGATGTTAAACTGAACTCAAAGGTTTTGTCACTATCTTACAGCTGTGATGGGAAGTCTGCATTAGAAAATTGGTCAGTTTCTTATGCTTCTGACCATGACAAGCATTTACAAGGTTTATCTGTTGATGCTGTAATCATGACG GCTCCATTAAGTAATGTCAAAGAAATGAAGATCACCAAAAGAGGAACGCTCTTTCCGCTTGACATTCTTCCTGAG GTGACTTACATGCCAGTATCTGTCTTAATCACAACCTTTAAGAAGGAGAATGTCAAGAGACCACTTGAGGGATTTGGAGTTCTTGTTCCTTCTAAGGAGCAACAAAATGGTCTAAAAACCCTTG GAACACTCTTTTCTTCAATGATGTTTCCAGATCGTGCACCTAATGACCTATATCTTTATACAACCTTTGTTGGGGGAAGTCGAAACAGTGATCTAGCTAAAGCTTCTAC GGATGAGTTGAAGAAGATTGTTTCTTCTGACATCAAGCAATTGTTGGGAGCAGAGGGAGAGCCCACATTTGTGAA TCATTTCTACTGGAGTAAAGCATTTCCCTTGTATGGTCGTAACTATGGTTCAGTTCTAGAAGCAATTGAAACGATAGAGAAAAATCTTCCTGGATTCTTCTATGCAG GTAACCATAAGGGTGGACTGGCTGTTGGCAAAGCAATAGCCTCTGGGTGCAAAGCAGCTGATCTTGTGATCTCCTATTTGGAGTCTTCTTCCGATGACAAATTGCTCAAGGAAGGACCAACATTATAG
- the LOC115969992 gene encoding protein KOKOPELLI-like, giving the protein MELEKVESDLLALRQLYGLLQDIGQGLQSKSSENLDEKAQLFLKTLLDNATERVFETHSKIIAAESGVSNTPKAMLKLNPPVPTSVPIITQASSKGSKFQSITSQKDELPPRKPTLKKATSMLSKPNISSNKPEGRKQQCWIYEQSSMKRQNSVEDTNSIANARATSSNLNSTRQHQLHNQLGPSNVANVQAKEISQVKENPIQKRMHDLQHSPSIASSSSYLATGLIEPGLGNKKPDQASDFSRDVASTIKPVTPLTQTRDGFVKKSELGYLGEPVALGLGQNELPSQQASQLSRKYDGCLSPARKPIYSLSQLASPIGGVGDSESFSKAHGWPSVRSRIGSPSRAASRNDDSMGSTSSLGPSEKKLPHQMVIKPTLLGLDQRKGTHKISHMGPHNKILPRQVLDDSEGPSSSSDSYFSTINKQGSSVSSSESFGYSLPSQTWTHHQIGPTSETSWASEKNQGSGSSIESYGYSLPSQTRAHRNIGPTSESSWASNESYDYIGPTLRRVVITSESSSEETKSGPYMGPTRRFKSGCRRSPKKSIGRLRKFKNKLGLIFHHHHHHHHHHHHDDDENGQKMLHHRDVHVRAVQKVKKSMVSSVPRKHQVGHFHGLMEGLLKHVQHSKKSKGSKGRNKRLGNGPRGGNKKLHLWKMLLHCRGGVKLPKSKRGRVRIGFMRKYKKPLLKMS; this is encoded by the exons ATGGAACTTGAGAAAGTAGAATCTGATCTCCTTGCCTTGAGACAATTATATGGGCTCCTTCAAGATATTGGTCAAGGCCTGCAAAGCAAAAGTTCAGAAAAT TTGGATGAGAAAGCACAActctttttgaaaactttgcTTGACAATGCAACAGAAAGAGTTTTTGAGACCCATTCAAAG ATTATAGCAGCAGAATCTGGTGTCTCTAACACACCAAAGGCTATGCTAAAGTTAAACCCTCCTGTTCCAACATCTGTTCCCATCATTACTCAAGCCTCAAGTAAAGGGTCCAAATTCCAATCAATTACTTCACAGAAAGATGAGCTGCCACCCAGGAAACCAACACTAAAGAAAGCAACTTCCATGCTCTCTAAACCCAACATTTCTTCAAACAAACCCGAGGGCAGAAAGCAACAATGTTGGATTTATGAGCAAAGCAGTATGAAGAGGCAGAACTCAGTTGAGGACACAAACAGCATAGCTAACGCTAGAGCCACAAGTTCAAACTTAAACAGTACTCGTCAACATCAACTACACAACCAGTTAGGCCCTTCTAATGTGGCCAATGTGCAAgcaaaagaaatatcacaagtgAAAGAGAACCCAATACAGAAAAGAATGCATGACCTCCAACATAGTCCAAGCATTGCTAGTTCATCAAGCTATTTGGCAACTGGGCTTATTGAACCAGGACTTGGGAATAAAAAACCGGACCAGGCCAGTGATTTTTCAAGGGATGTTGCTAGTACAATCAAA CCAGTTACTCCTTTGACACAAACAAGAGATgggtttgttaaaaaaagtgaGCTGGGCTATCTTGGTGAGCCTGTAGCTTTGGGTCTGGGTCAAAATGAATTGCCGAGTCAGCAGGCGAGTCAACTCAGCAGGAAATATGATGGTTGTTTGAGCCCAGCACGCAAGCCCATTTATTCTCTGAGTCAGCTAGCGAGTCCGATCGGTGGTGTTGGGGACAGTGAATCATTTTCAAAAGCACATGGCTGGCCAAGTGTGAGGAGTAGAATTGGGTCACCGAGTCGTGCAGCGAGTCGGAATGACGAT TCAATGGGGTCCACTTCTTCTCTTGGTCCTAGTGAGAAAAAACTGCCACATCAGATGGTAATCAAGCCAACTCTACTTGGACTAGATCAAAGAAAAGGGACCCACAAGATCAGCCATATGGGCCCACACAACAAGATTTTGCCACGTCAAGTGCTTGATGATTCAGAGGGTCCGAGCTCTTCTTCAGATTCTTACTTCTCTACTATTAATAAACAAGGTAGTAGTGTAAGTAGTAGTGAAAGCTTTGGTTACTCATTGCCAAGTCAGACTTGGACCCACCATCAAATTGGTCCCACAAGTGAAACTAGTTGGGCTAGTGAGAAAAATCAAGGTAGTGGGAGCAGTATTGAAAGCTATGGTTACTCATTGCCAAGTCAAACTCGGGCCCATCGTAACATTGGTCCCACAAGTGAAAGTAGCTGGGCTAGTAATGAAAGCTACGACTACATTGGTCCCACATTGAGAAGGGTTGTAATTACAAGTGAAAGTAGCTCAGAAGAGACTAAAAGCGGTCCATATATGGGTCCTACTAGAAGATTCAAATCAGGTTGTAGGAGGAGCCCAAAAAAATCAATCGGACGGTTGAGGAAATTCAAGAACAAATTAGGACTTAtatttcatcatcatcatcatcaccatcaccatcatcaccatgatgatgatgagaatgGTCAGAAAATGTTACACCATAGGGATGTGCATGTTAGAGCGGTTCAAAAGGTGAAGAAATCAATGGTGAGTAGTGTGCCACGGAAGCATCAGGTTGGACATTTTCATGGTTTGATGGAAGGGCTATTGAAGCATGTGCAACATTCAAAGAAATCAAAGGGTTCTAAAGGTCGGAACAAACGGCTGGGAAATGGGCCACGTGGTGGTAATAAGAAGTTGCATTTGTGGAAAATGTTACTACATTGTCGTGGTGGGGTGAAGCTGCCCAAAAGCAAAAGGGGGCGTGTTAGAATAGGGTTtatgagaaaatataaaaaaccacTTCTTAAAATGAGTTGA